The following are from one region of the Corylus avellana chromosome ca1, CavTom2PMs-1.0 genome:
- the LOC132184863 gene encoding probable plastid-lipid-associated protein 4, chloroplastic, with product MSMAMALSSHTLSTLTLTTTQSSTLSTPKLLSFPPHPPPPLTTFHFPPKPISHKLSSTEKWRAKVSFFPAFLNKGKDAKTLKDELLQAIAPLDRGADATAEDQQTVDQIARKLEAANPIKEPLKSNLLNGKWELIYTTSTSILQTQRPKFLRSSGNYQGINLDTLRAQNMESWPFFNQVTADLTPLNARKVVVKFDYFKIAGLIPIKAPERARGELEITYLDEELRVSRGDKGNLFILKMVDPSYRVPV from the exons ATGTCCATGGCCATGGCCTTATCTTCTCACACTCTTTCAACCCTCACTCTCACCACAACTCAATCCTCTACGCTTTCAACTCCTAAGCTCCTCTCCTTTCctcctcatcctcctcctcctctcacTACCTTTCACTTCCCACCCAAACCCATCTCCCACAAACTCTCAAGCACTGAGAAATGGAGAGCCAAAGTTTCCTTCTTTCCCGCTTTCTTGAACAAAGGCAAAGATGCAAAGACTCTCAAGGACGAGCTTCTTCAGGCCATTGCGCCGCTTGATCGCGGAGCCGACGCCACTGCCGAAGACCAGCAAACTGTTGATCAG aTAGCAAGGAAGCTTGAGGCTGCTAACCCAATAAAGGAACCACTCAAATCTAATTTACTCAATGGCAAATGGGAGCTTATATACACTACTTCAACCTCGATTTTGCAAACCCAG AGACCCAAATTTCTGAGATCGAGTGGAAACTACCAAGGGATCAATTTGGATACACTTAGGGCCCAGAACATGGAATCTTGGCCATTCTTCAACCAG GTAACGGCGGATTTAACACCTCTTAATGCAAGAAAAGTGGTCGTGAAATTTGATTATTTCAAAATTGCAGGTTTG ATACCTATTAAGGCTCCTGAAAGAGCTCGTGGTGAATTGGAAATTACTTATTTGGATGAAGAATTGCG AGTATCCAGAGGAGACAAAGGAAACTTGTTCATCCTAAAAATGGTTGATCCCTCCTACCGAGTTCCCGTTTAA